The following proteins are co-located in the Amphiprion ocellaris isolate individual 3 ecotype Okinawa chromosome 7, ASM2253959v1, whole genome shotgun sequence genome:
- the LOC129349373 gene encoding probable serpin E3, with protein MKYQAAEVSFGQLRTGSDQRYTVLELPFLGRSLSLQVLLPSERKTLLSSLEAQLTQRHLASWDTGLRRTRMDIFLPRFRMQNKFNLRSVLPAMGISDAFNPTAADFTGISVEEGLYVSDAFHEVRIEVTEDGTKAAAATGMVLLKRSRAPVFKADRPFLFLLQQVHTGIYFTSYRCFQCFSLEKHPSQGMLFDILVLV; from the exons ATGAAGTACCAGGCTGCAGAGGTCAGCTTTG GTCAGCTCAGGACGGGATCGGATCAGCGCTACACGGTTCTGGAGCTGCCGTTCCTGGGCCGCTCCCTGAGCCTGCAGGTGCTTCTACCCAGCGAGAGGAAGACGCTACTGTCCTCCCTGGAGGCTCAGCTCACACAGCGCCACCTAGCGTCCTGGGACACCGGCCTGCGCAGAACCAGGATGGACATCTTCCTCCCAAG ATTCAGAATGCAGAACAAGTTCAACCTGAGGTCGGTGCTCCCCGCTATGGGCATCAGCGACGCCTTCAACCCCACAGCAGCCGACTTCACCGGGATCTCAG TGGAGGAGGGTCTCTATGTGTCTGATGCCTTCCATGAAGTCAGGATAGAAGTCACGGAGGACGGGACCAAAGCAGCTGCTGCTACTG GGATGGTCCTCCTCAAAAGATCCCGAGCTCCAGTTTTCAAAGCAGATCGGCCGTTCTTATTTCTACTGCAACAGGTTCACACAGGTATTTACTTCACATCATACAgatgttttcaatgttttagtCTAGAAAAGCACCCTAGTCAGGGTatgctgtttgacattttagttttagtatga